One segment of Paenibacillus rhizovicinus DNA contains the following:
- the motB gene encoding flagellar motor protein MotB — protein MSKKHKKEHHEEHADETWLIPYADLLTLLLALFIVLYAMSSTDSKKFQDMSKAFNVAFNSGIGPLDKSSVISDGMMMEDSQNTRRHEDTKDMSKEDKAALMKKEQEDLEQLKKQVDKYIQANGLTTQLDTKLNQSQLTITISDSSLFAPGSAKVKPDSRKLAIEISNMLTKYNDYEVIVSGHTDNVPINNDEFESNWELSSMRAIRFMNIVLENKKLNPKNFSNIGYGEYRPIAGNDTPAGRSKNRRVEVSIIRKFTDASKVIEVSTTPSAASTSTATAPK, from the coding sequence TTGAGCAAAAAGCATAAAAAAGAGCATCACGAGGAACATGCTGACGAAACATGGCTCATTCCTTATGCCGACTTGCTGACGCTGCTTCTCGCTCTGTTCATCGTCCTCTACGCCATGAGCTCCACCGATTCGAAGAAGTTTCAAGATATGAGCAAAGCCTTCAATGTCGCGTTCAACAGCGGCATTGGCCCATTGGATAAGTCCTCCGTGATATCCGACGGCATGATGATGGAAGACAGCCAGAATACCAGGCGCCATGAAGATACCAAGGACATGTCCAAGGAAGACAAGGCAGCGCTCATGAAGAAGGAACAGGAAGACCTCGAGCAGCTGAAGAAACAGGTCGACAAGTATATTCAAGCGAACGGCTTGACGACGCAACTGGACACCAAGCTCAACCAGTCGCAGCTGACGATTACGATCAGCGACAGTTCGCTTTTCGCGCCGGGAAGCGCCAAGGTGAAACCGGACTCGCGCAAACTGGCTATCGAAATCTCGAACATGCTGACGAAGTACAACGATTACGAGGTTATCGTTTCCGGTCATACGGATAACGTACCGATCAATAATGACGAATTCGAATCCAACTGGGAGCTGAGCTCCATGCGGGCGATTCGCTTCATGAACATCGTGCTTGAGAACAAGAAGCTGAATCCCAAGAACTTCAGCAACATCGGCTATGGCGAATACCGGCCGATCGCCGGCAACGATACCCCAGCGGGACGCTCAAAGAACCGCCGCGTCGAGGTGTCGATTATCCGGAAATTCACCGATGCCTCCAAAGTCATCGAAGTGTCCACGACGCCTTCGGCCGCTTCTACTTCGACGGCTACCGCGCCGAAGTGA
- a CDS encoding cysteate racemase produces MERKRLGVLGGMGPKATTVFIDQIIENTPADRDQDHIDMVILNHASLPDRTHVILENSGELFLQEIEKDIRLLEYAEVANIVMPCNTGHYYINEMQAMTTIPIIDMVEETMREIADNFGGGVKVGILATNGTLRSGIYSESARRYGMIPQEPDMDVQQQVMSIIYGDIKRGIASDPAKLEGIIQGMVEKDGCSCVIIACTELSIIKLSEETKKVSIDAMDVLVQKSIELSLVR; encoded by the coding sequence ATGGAACGTAAACGGTTAGGTGTTCTGGGCGGAATGGGACCGAAAGCCACGACTGTCTTCATCGATCAGATTATCGAAAATACGCCGGCCGACAGGGATCAGGACCATATCGATATGGTCATTCTGAACCATGCCTCTTTGCCGGATCGGACCCATGTCATTCTGGAGAACAGCGGCGAGCTGTTTTTGCAGGAAATCGAGAAGGATATCCGGCTGCTGGAATACGCGGAGGTCGCGAATATCGTTATGCCGTGCAACACGGGGCATTACTACATCAACGAGATGCAGGCGATGACGACGATTCCGATCATCGACATGGTCGAAGAGACGATGCGGGAGATTGCGGATAACTTCGGCGGCGGCGTCAAGGTCGGTATTCTGGCGACGAACGGCACGCTTCGCAGCGGCATCTACAGCGAGTCGGCCCGGAGGTACGGCATGATTCCGCAGGAGCCGGACATGGACGTGCAGCAGCAGGTCATGAGTATCATCTACGGAGATATTAAACGCGGCATTGCAAGCGACCCCGCGAAGCTGGAAGGCATCATTCAAGGAATGGTCGAGAAGGACGGCTGCAGCTGCGTTATCATTGCCTGCACGGAGCTGTCGATCATTAAGCTGAGCGAAGAGACGAAGAAGGTTAGCATCGATGCGATGGACGTGCTTGTCCAGAAGTCGATCGAGCTATCTTTGGTCCGCTGA